CCTACTTCTCCTCTAACTTGAAGAAGTGTCTTAAGCTGATTATCCATATCTGCAAGTGATGCAGATGCATCCTCATGATTTGCAGTGCCTAATGCCGTAAGTAATTTATCAATATCATCAAAAAGTTTAGGTTTTCCTCCTACAAGCGGTCCGTAAATCCTGTCGCCAGTAATATTAACACTAATCTGCTGTGAATCCCCTACTTTATATTCAATTAATTCAGAAGGAAGCGTTGCTAGAACTAAGCCGTCTGCAGTATTGTAGTTCCCAGAGGAATCTAATAATTTAATGTCCGTTTTAAATCCTGTAAAAATTTGTCTTCCCATATAGGTATCATTACCAACTTGAATTAAGTGATTTTTTAACTCTTTTATCTCTTGAGCCACTTTTTGAGTGTCTTCCTCTTTTAATATTCCATTTGCACCTTGAACTCCAAGTTCTCTAATTCTCTGATACACGGAAGTTATTTCATTCATAGCGGTTTCAGTTTTTTCAAGCCATGACTTTGCCGCTTGGATATTTTCTTTATATTCAAGGCTCATGTTTATATCGGATTCTAATCTAAGTGTTCTAGCTACTCTTATAGGGTCATCTGATGGTCTGTGAAGGTTTGTTAATGATGACAAATCATGATTCCACTTACTCATTTTGCTTAGGTTAGTATTTTGATCTCGCAT
This is a stretch of genomic DNA from Acetoanaerobium sticklandii. It encodes these proteins:
- the flgL gene encoding flagellar hook-associated protein FlgL, which produces MRITNSMMIMRTMRDQNTNLSKMSKWNHDLSSLTNLHRPSDDPIRVARTLRLESDINMSLEYKENIQAAKSWLEKTETAMNEITSVYQRIRELGVQGANGILKEEDTQKVAQEIKELKNHLIQVGNDTYMGRQIFTGFKTDIKLLDSSGNYNTADGLVLATLPSELIEYKVGDSQQISVNITGDRIYGPLVGGKPKLFDDIDKLLTALGTANHEDASASLADMDNQLKTLLQVRGEVGAKVNMIDIMSERMTDVSINLKELLSKTKDTDVAETQIQLITAEAVYKASLSVTARIIQPTLVDFLR